The DNA region CGAGctagagtgtccagaggagggcatccAAGATGGGGAAGGCGCTTATGTCCGCGCCCCATAAGGACTAGTGGAAGGACCcagggatgtttaacctggagaaaacTAGGGGTagaggggtggagagggaaagatGTCTTTAGGTATTTGAACGGCTCTCACACAGAAATGGGATTATTAggttgttctgtttggccccaaagatCAGGATTAGGAGCCGGAAGTGAAAGTGGCAAAGAtgcaatttaggcttgatatcaggaaaaaaccaaaaaatcctTACCAAAGACctgtccaaaagtgggatgggctgcctctGGAGGTAGTGGATTGGATCAGAACGGGGTGCAGggctttaagcaaaggctgggttACCACTTGTCAGATATGTTGTAGTGAGGAATTTGAGGGGTAGGAGTTCTTTGGGGTacactagatagcctctgaggtccctcccaactctgaagtTCTAGGACTTTCAGACTGGGGTTCACCttaccttcacccccacccctaaTGACCTCCTAGACAGCTGACTGATCACCCTGATCCCCACCTCTTCTCACCCCATGTCTCAAGGCCTCCGGTGCAGTCCACTTGACAGGGAGTCGGCTGGTATCCAGGCCCCTTCGCTCAGCCTTGGCCAGACCAAAGTCGCTGACCTTGGCCACGTGATCCTCGGAGATGAGGATGTTTCGGGCAGCCAGATCTCGGTGTACAAGTTTCTTACCCTCCAGGTAGTCCATGCCTTCAGCCACATGCCTGGCCCAGGAAGTGGGGGGACAAGGGGTCAAGGGATTAAGAGCAAGTTTTATATCGTGGTCTCCCATGCCCTTGGCCCAGCACAAGACATAAACACACTCAAGATCAGACtattagaattggaagggccCCAGATTCCATTTAGtccaccctcccattttacagataggtaaactgaggcccagagaaggaaagagatttgtccaaggtgatGATGGTATTAAGTAACAGAGCAGGGattggactagaacccaggtcctctgacttcaaccTCAGCACTCTTTGTACAGTGTGCCTCCTCTGGGGCCTGGACTGCATTACCCCCCAGCTCCCTGGGGACTCAGAAGCAATGTCTGTGATGGTTCAAGCTCCCTTCCCCTCACTTACAAGGAGAACTGCAGCAACTGAGCCTTGTGTACCAGGGCACGGCCCCGGGTCCGAAGAAAATTCACCAGGTTCCCCTACGGAGGGCAGATTGGGCAGAGGAGGTTTCTCTGAGCTCTGctgattccttccttccccaatcctttccacctcctcccccaaatcccGAGTCTCTccactccctttcttcttccctcaatcctcccccctccatttccttcccctttccctgaaTGTCCcctacctcctcctccctcaatcttcaCCCCGTCCCTCAAGTCCTTTggacccctttcccctcccctgattctctccatcttttcttaaCCTCTTCtgctccccttttcccctccctcaaatccctctgtcccctctgtcctttcttctcccctcattCGTCAGCCTTCTCCTTCCCCAGATCTCTTCAGCCCCCTGCTCCCTCCTCCAGATTCCACCATGCCCTTTGGCCTGGTTCTGGGATCTGAGCAATGGGGAAGAGGAGCCCAAGGAGAAGTGAGGTAGCAATGGACAGAAGGTGAATGAGCTGGGGAGagggcagaggaagaggaggcatgTGCCCACCACAGAGAGAATGCGCCCAGAAGAGGGATGGAGAGGACGGGGCTCAGGCTGACCTTGCTCATGTACTCCATGACAATGTAGAGCCCTTGGTGAAGAATGACCCCCAGCAGCCGCACCAGGTTCTTATGCTGTATCTTCCTGGGGGTGGATTGGAAGAGGGATGGAGGTTCGTgcatatgggggagggggtgcccAGACCACATCCATCCtgggtccaaccctctcattttacaaaagaggaaactgagttgactgaatttgccccaggtcacccaGCAAATGATCGGGGCTAGGACGCCTCAGTCTGGGCATGGACTGGAGCCCAGGACTGACTCTCTTCCCcatagggtcccttccagctggggCATTCTAAGACCTGAATAAACCAAACACACCTGGGAATCTCCAGCCCCTAAATGTTGGCTCCATGTGCTTTGCCCCAGAGCTGGgatctacctcctcccccaagcccTGGGACATtgtgagggaaggggaaaggtggGGCTTCTTTCCACGCCTTCCAAGTCGGGTCCTGAGCCTTACGTCATTACAGCAGTCTCATCCAGGAAGGCCTGGGCGGTGACGTCACATTTGATGTTCTTCACTGCCACCTTCTGGCCCAGGTACTCCCCCTGCAACACGGCTAGGACAAGCCCGGGACCGGGAAGGCGTCTGAGCCTTGGCCTCAACTTGAGATCGAGACTAAGCCCAGCCAAGCCCCCACTCCCACCTTCTCCACACACCAAAACCTTTCCCCCACCACAGTCTGTCTCTTTCAGGCTCCGGGGTTGGGTTTCTCTCCCCGGCTCAGTCTTTACTGAGTCTCTTCAGGTCGTGGTCTCTCCTTGTGTCTCTTTCCGGGGGGGCATTGCCTCTGGGGGCAGGGATGTATGGGGGTGAGGGGCAGGGGTTACTCCAAGGGGAGAAGCTGAGTGAGCCTTAGTcccatcccacccccccaccccccactctctctcacacactctttccttcccacttacCTCCaaactccccctccccaatctggcAGCCGAGAGTCAGCTGCTGCAGGTTCAGTAACCAGCCGGCTGCGGGGAAAGAGCCCAATGGGGAATGAGGTGGGATCCACGCCCCGCAGTGGCCTGCCCCACTCCAGACACCTCACCCACCCAACCAGGAGggtcttttctcccctcctattCACACATTCAGCCAGGCTGAACATAGTAGATAGGGGCTGGTCCTCTGAGGTCACTGTGCTCGAACTCCACAGAGAGGTaactccctctaacaatgcaTATTCGCACCTGCTGGGCAGCTTAGAAAGCCACCCAGAGTACCGAGAGgttgtggcttgcccaaggtcacacagtcggTATATGTCAGAGATAGGCCATGAACCCGGGGTTTCCTGGCCTGAAGACCAGCCTTCCAGCCAGTACCGAGGGAACAGATGcgagtaaagcactttgcatgttttaaagagctatataaatgctagcgacGAGTACAACAGGTTGTCCACCCATATGGACACATCATTACTCCCAAAATAGCACTTCACAAAATTACAAAGCCCGTCTACATCCACTATCTCACCcgaccctcacaacagctctcTGGGACTGTAGTGGCTGTTTCTGTTTTGGGTCTGGACTTTTGTTTTTGGgtggattttttttggttttgctttttttttttttttttttttggtttttgtttttaatctagtCCTGGGAACTCATCAGGGTGGGGAACTCTTagcatggaaactccctccactagtTCAGATAGCAAATTCATCTGTACCACACAGCCTTAAAAATTGCctgggagcactgaaaggttaagtcacttgcccacgTTCACGCATTTCGGGTCACTCAGACTCTGGTCTTCTTAACTTCAGGGGTGATCCTCTATCTAACCACTGCATGGTGACACCTCTTGGTGCAGGCATCGCTGcacccattttccagatggggaaatgacccagagaaaggaagggatttgtctggtatacagtaggtgcttaataaatgcttgtgtcttcctcccttccctcttatgGTTCCCTACCCAGTAAGACCATTTGTTAAGGTTTCTACCCTGTAGGGAGTTGGGAAAAAAGAGACTTCTAGATCCTCCTTTCCCCGGGTTACCCCATAGCCCCCACCTTTGGCCAGCTCCTCCTCAGCTGACTTGGTTCCATGTTTCCTCTTGGGTTTCACTAGCTTTGTACAGATGGCCCCCTTGTCCTTCATGTAATGCTgaagatggatggacagatagacaggTGGCAGCTTGAGTTGAGACATGCTCATGGGGTAGAGGTTACCGAGCCTCCATGGGAAAGGGGATTAGACTTCCCCTCCTGGGGCTGTGGGGGTGGCTATCTGGCTAATTGGGAAGACTCCTGGTTCTAGCTCCCTCCTAGGTGACCACTGACCCTCAGGAAGCTGAGGAGAGGCTAGGGGAGCCAGGGGGCCTTGGTTCCCATGGACACTAGTTGCTGACGGCTGGATTGGTTTCCCTGGTAACCAAAGCTGGGCTGAGATCCCAGTTAGAATCTTgagaaatgggaggggggagagagagagtggtcAGGAGGTAGGGAAGTAGGGATGAGCTGGGGGCGGGGCGGGCAGGGGTTGGAGGAATTCCCTGGAGAATTCTCTCAGGATTGGTGGGGGGCTAGAACTCTAGCTTCCATATAGGGTTGTTGGGAGCTAAGAGATTCCTGGGGAGATGGAGGATTTAGGGGTCTGAAGTCTAGGGTCTTGGGAGACTCATAGGGGTTTGTACCCCTCAAAAGAGGTTCCTAGAGGAGATCAGTAATTCCTGGAGGCCagagagagagggatgagagGGACCTCTAGAAGTGACAGAAGGGACTGAGGGATGGTGGGGTTACTAGAGGTAATGAATAGCATGAGACGGTCAGACCTCAATCATGTCAATAAGGTTGTAGAAGGAGACATTCTCATCAATAGTCAGCCGTCCACCATGGTGCAGCACTCGGTAGTGGACCACCTCCTGGCCATGGCTGACACACAGCACATAGTCACCTGGGTGCCGCACGGACTCCCGCACCAAGAAGAGCCCATCCTCTGCTGGCTGTAGCAGTGCTACTGCCTCTTGTCCCGAGATCTTGCCATGGAACCACCTGCGGGTGAATTGGGAGGGcctagaactggaagaggaagTCCTGGGGGGAATGGGacaagggaggaaaggggaatagGGAACCTTGGCAGTGGGTACCCTGGGCAAAGAATGCCCTGGACTTCAGGAACGAAGGGGGCATTGGGCAATGGGAATCCTGGTGCTGTGGCAAGTTGACATCAAGGGCACAGTGGgtactggaaaatagatcccatGGACAATGGCACCTGGGGGCAGTGAGAGCTGTGAGCACCAAGGACCCGCTCTACTCACGGCATGAGGCTGAGCTTGGGGTCAGTGGGGATAGCCTCTCGCTCGCGAACAGCTCCAGCTGCCAACAGCCCCTCTTGACCACTCTCATGGTGTTTAGCCCGGTACCAGCTCTTGCTCTGCCGAGGGGATGAGGCCAGAGCTGGTGACGGAGGGAGGGAATAGGAAGCTGTGCCCAGTCTTTTCCCTGAGATCTACACTGGATCCTGGCTCATGGGCCTCAGACTTTCACCTCCCCAGAGGCATCCCCCAGAGTCTGGGCCCCTTCCATCCCCACCTGTGGCCCAGCCCCCACCTCACAGGCCTCCAGGATAGTGACAACTTCGCCTTTTCGGAAGGCCAGCTCGCCTGGCTTGGGCTTCATGTGTTCACACTTGGTGATGCACTGAGTACCCGGTGTCCAGCGTCTCTGTAGCCAGAGATAGAGCCCAATGGCActcaaagatagagacagagagaggaaaatagaGACAGGGGAAGGTAGAGAccgggaaagagagggaggggtcCTGGGCATAGGGGTGGCACAGACAGCCAGCTGTTGGCAGACACCAACCCCCAGGCTATATAGGAGAAGGTATCTCTGAACCTAATCCCCAGCTTCActatcctcccccttcccccaacagcACCAGGGGGAAGTCAAGTTAATCAGTGGAAGCCAATGAGGGAACATGAGTCAGCCTCAACTAAGGGGCACCCACAGGAGGGCCTGGGGGGCAGCAAGGAGCCTGAAGTTGGGAAATTCCTGGCCACAGGTTGAAGCCATGCTTACCGTTGGCATCTTGGCTGGGACGTGGAGGATCCAGGGATTAGTGGGGTTCACCTGGTATGAGAGGAAGGGGCAGGAAACAGGTAAGCAGGGCCCACATGCCACAGAGCTGTTCCCCGGGGtacaagagagaagagagcctgACAGAAGATCCTAGGAGTCCTGTCCCCAGTTCCTTCATGCACAGTCATTGGTCAATCATagattttgtgtgtatatatttacacatacatgtggatatacatgtatatatgtacacacactgtGGGTGCGTATGTGTGCgtgttccattttacagaagaggaaactgcaCCAGACTGAATGACAAGTTTGGGTTAGAGCCCCACctctgccacctacctgctctgtgtgaccttgaaggagtcactttgcttctctgggcctcagtctgtAAGatcagagggttggactagatgttccctAAGGACCTTCCAGATCtggcattctatattctaagagctCTTCCCAGCTCTTGCATTCCAGGattctatttttccctcctcctGGCCTAGTTCAGCCCCTAGGACATTCCCCTAGGAAAAGGGAACTGGAGCCAAGATGAGTGGGTGATTCCAGTACCATTTGACTGGGGCATGGGGAAAGGAATAGGTCAGAGGATCAGTTTCTGCTCagctcttcccctttcccttacaaggtatatgtgggggtggggcgggggagggggggcagtggAATGGTGGAAGGAATGACTCAAAGTCATttctaagtatctgaagccacacAGGGGGACATTGGTCAGCAGTTCAGGGTTCTCTCCTTGATCTCTAAGGCTGAAAGTCCTGACGTTTAGCCTCAGCTCCTACGGGTGCACCCAAAGGGCAACAGCTGTTCTCTGAGCCTTCATTCCCCAGTCCCCATCTCCTCATCTTCAGGGCTATATAAACTCTGATGCAAGCCCTGGCTAGGAGGTCAACTGCCCCTTGAAGGGTTTAGCTACTGGCAGAGGGTATTTGAGGGTGCCACAC from Trichosurus vulpecula isolate mTriVul1 chromosome 1, mTriVul1.pri, whole genome shotgun sequence includes:
- the MATK gene encoding megakaryocyte-associated tyrosine-protein kinase; its protein translation is MPTRRWTPGTQCITKCEHMKPKPGELAFRKGEVVTILEACESKSWYRAKHHESGQEGLLAAGAVREREAIPTDPKLSLMPWFHGKISGQEAVALLQPAEDGLFLVRESVRHPGDYVLCVSHGQEVVHYRVLHHGGRLTIDENVSFYNLIDMIEHYMKDKGAICTKLVKPKRKHGTKSAEEELAKAGWLLNLQQLTLGCQIGEGEFGAVLQGEYLGQKVAVKNIKCDVTAQAFLDETAVMTKIQHKNLVRLLGVILHQGLYIVMEYMSKGNLVNFLRTRGRALVHKAQLLQFSLHVAEGMDYLEGKKLVHRDLAARNILISEDHVAKVSDFGLAKAERRGLDTSRLPVKWTAPEALRHGKFSSKSDVWSFGILLWEVFSYGRAPYPKMSLKEVSEAVEQGYRMQPPEGCPASVYALMGSCWEAEPTRRPAFRKLLEKLAKELRNAATEPVPEGSSAGPQSLQEP